The genomic region GATTCTATCTCTTCATAATATCTAAAATGATAATGCCACTGTTCAATTGTACCGCATAGTATTAATGAGAATAATAATTTATCTTTTCTCTAATAATATTCGTATCAAGGTCAAGAATCGTTGTAACATTACTCTGTACACTACTAGACTTGAATATTGCTTCCCAAGGaattaaataaaaaagtaaCATTATGGATTTTTCTTACGAGACAGTGATCATTGACCGCAGCGTGAAAATATGATCTGTTGCTCGTGGTTTCAGCTGCAACGTAACTTTTTACATGTACGTGTAACTCACTTTTGTCCTACTTATTCACGATCACTTTCTCGCGCTCGTACACGTGCTACGAACAAATCTACTCACGATCGGTTTTTATGTTGATACCTCGTCAAAATAAAAATTAGATTTTACCAGTATTAAACAAATGAAAAGACCACAAGTACCACTGTTTCGCGCACGATCGCTTGTCGGTCACCGAGAATTTCGATCGTTTCACTTTGAAAACTTCCCGtggagatatcgcgtctttcaCTGAAAATAAGATTGCACACGTTGCGCGTATGATCGGACAATGGCTATATCGGAACGACAATAAAGCGATAACGGCACCTAGTCCGATGGATAAGATAAGGCTATAAAAGATGCGTAGTATGGAAATATCCATTACAGTTCTGTTGGCGGAGGTGGTGTATCTACCCTTATTGCTTGCGAGTTACTTTCGGACGTTCACGAGCTTTGCGCGAAGAGAATCGACGGCGACGAACTCGTCGAATTGAAGAAGTATTTGGCACAAGATCGTGGTTGGCGTTGCTTGGCCGTTCTACAGCTTCTCGGCGTACGCGGTCTTTCTTGTGGTCGCGAGCTGGTAGCTTTACTCGTGGCTTTGTATCCGGTCGCCCTTCAAGAGGGAACGAGCAATAAAACAGCGCCTGCCTCATCGAACGGATCCGCAAATTCTACGGCGATCGCCGCTGTGCGCAATCCCTATGTAAAATTCTACTGTAACGACGACACCGTCGACACGGTAGATATCGTGCCGCACGTGAAACGTAAAGCGGCAAGATCTAATCGAAACGTTGTTTCCCACGAGGGCAATGTACCGTCTAGAAGAAGGACGAGTCATAGATATAGTATCGGTGCCAAGGTGCCGGTCCACCACAAGCAAAGATCGTTTGGAGTGCTCGAAGCGCGCCGTAACACGCCGGAAAGCGCGAGCAGCGAGTCCGAATTGCTGACGGACGGTGTAGATCAGGCACGATCGCTCACGCTCAAGATCCGCCTGAACCCTATGGATTTCGAGTACTTTACTTCCGTCGTTAGAAGTGACGAGGAGCAGAAGTGGCAAGCGGCCCTTTACGAGTTACCTGTCCGGCCAGCGAAGAAAACTCCGAGAGATTACGTAGACGAGAGAATCAAGGATGTTCTAGATGCCAAGATTAGCAACTTTGAGACGAGCCTTTTGATCATTCAATTGCTCCAAGGCCTACGAGATTACGATACACCCGCGGAACAAACACCGGCTGTACAGGTTCTAAAGTTTGCCTTGGATACGTTATGGTCACTGCAATTCGGTATAGACGGTACTGGTTTAACGGGCACGGAATGCGCCACGTTAAAAGCTGCGGCTGCGAGGCTCATGCTCACGGCACTGGAACGCGTATTGAGAGCGAACGAACCAACTACCGCTGTCATTCACAACGGTCTGTTGCCGATGACTCTGAGATTGCTCGAGGATGCTTGCAGCAAACCGGTGAACGTCCTCTCGCCGGAGGAAGGCTCTCTTCTGCAGGAGTACATATTCGCCACTATTTACGGAATCATAACTTTCCTTTATTGTCTACTGCACCAGCAAGGCACCGTGATTGAGAAACTATCAGATTTTCTGGAACTGTTTCAATTGTTCACAGAAAGTCAGGATGGGAAGCTCGTCGAGAGAACGATCTTTGCGATCGTCGACCTGCCCAGCGTCGATCCAGCGAGATCGGTGAGCCGTGCCAAAAAGGTCATCGATATGATAGGCGCGCTGACCAGCGGTTTAAAATCCGTTCGGCATGATATTTCGCACGCTGCTCATTGCAACAGATCGAAGCACAAATCCTGTGTCAATAACATTCAGATTCATCATCACTCGGATGTATTTGGAATACCATATACTCAGCCAATCGTTGGCATTGTTACGAAACAGGCATGCTGCATTTCGTCTCTTTTTATGACGCTCACTAATCTCCTCAAAGACTCTCATCCATTCGCCAGTGAGCTGCAAATTCGGTTAATTAAGGTCTCTATGGCGGCAGGCACCTGTTGCTGTTTTCCACCCAAAATGCTTATGACTAGTATCATAGCTCTTTTGAAAAGGCACGATCCGACAACTTATGCTCCAGTCGTGGCGTTTCTCGAGCGCATTTTCTTCAAGGAACTCGGTGCTTACATGGAATCGGATGTATGCACTACCTGCGACAGGTCTACAACATTTCCGTGGGACTTCTTGGAAATGTACGCAGATTTATTGGCGCCAGACGATCCGAAGCTATGTTACGCTATAATGGCCCATCTTCTAAAGATTGGGAGCTGTTCCAAGTTCCACGTTAGACGAGAATTGCTCTTGAAAGTATTCTACCCGACCTTCTTGAAAGCTAAAACCTATTACGCTGCTGACAAAGGGAACGTGACCGCAAAGTTTCTCATTCAGTCTTGTCTCTCCGCGATGTCCAGTCTGGTCGTGAACACGCAAATATGCGATGGGTTCACCGAGATTAATGGGTTGGAAGAAGCATTGACTTTATTATCGGATACAGCTTTTACACGTAATGTTTACGCTCTGTTGGAAATCACCGTCATTATTGAAATTTGGAAGACAAGTCTCGTAGAATGTGATTCAATAGAATCGGAGAAATCTTCACTTAAGTCTTTATTCCATTCCCTTGAAAAAGAAACCACTGAATTGTTACGTATTTTTGAAAATGCAGTAGATACCGTCGTCGAACAAGAATCGAACCTAATTTCTGACACGGAGTCGAAGGACCAAAACGTTGAGAATGCAAATGTTACCGTCGCGCAAAGCGATGTTCCAGAGGGACAGAACGAAGTGGAGGAAGGATTGATCGGTACAATATCATGCTTTCCAGAAGTGTTCGATAATTTTGAAGTCAGTGCATCGTGTCCCGAAATCGACAGCGATGCGGATGCAAGTAAAAAAGTTAATCTGTATCAAGCCAGTGCCGCGTGGAGAGCTGCGGCTGGGGTAGCTCTGTGTAgtccgaagtttcgcattcaattGTCCACGCACCCTGTTTCACAGAAGTCTTTACAACTTTTTAAAACGTTAGCCATTCATATTTCGACGGATAGTATTGCAGGTATGTTTATAAGGATGCGCAGAAGAGATTACACCAGATATAAAAGTATCtggatttacatttatatacttttatatttaTCTTCTTTTAGACACCAAATCAGCGCATAGACTCTTCGAGGCTTTGCTCACGTGCTGTTTAACATCCCCGTTGTGTAAGTAGATTTTATATAACGAACGTGAATCATAGACATTCTGTTCCACGGACTCTTTCGCTGCGAACAGCTGCGGATTAAAATCCTAATAAGCCACGCGAATTCGTTTGCCGTGAAAACAGTTCATAGAATGTCTGACACCAGTAAACATCTTGAGGTATCTTCTATTGTCGGTGAAGTGTACTTTCAATATAGGTGATTGCGACGTAATCATGGAACTGGGAAAAGCCCTGATGGACGCGGGCATAAAATTGGGTCGCGGACTGGCAGTTATCGTGGAAGTCTTGCTCAAAGTCTCTATGTTAAGACCGGCTCAAGAGGAAACTTTACCACAGTATTCTCGACCTAGAGTAAGCTTTATTGTATTTTTGCATTTACGCGAGCTAAATTTTGATGCCACTCCTTATTGTAGCTACCAACAATGACGTTAGATGCAATGCCTGACTGTGCCGTCGATGACAGTAGTACAGGAGAATACGTGACAGCTGACGATGGTTACGAGGCAGACGTAGAAGTAACAGGGCGAAATCCATATTGTAATACCGTAAAAAAGAGTAATTCTCTGGGACCAGTGGTTGAGCCCAGGGGCCACGCGAATGCGCATCCAGCATTATGCTCGTTAGCAGTCGATTTGTTAATTCATTTCAGTGAACAGTGAGTACTTATTGCAAAATATGATCGTTACATAAAAGAACTGTCATCTTTAAGTGATTTTTCTTGCAGAGGTTTGAATGCTGGGAAAAGTCCCATTATAACTGCTGGTTTAAGAAAAGTTGCAGTCACGTGCAGAGAAAGCGCCTCTAGTTGTGCCGCACTCGCAGGCTCTGGTGTAATTGCAAAAATGTTGAATGGTTTCAGAGATATATTCACCAGCACGGATACTCAACATCAAGGTATTTCCTAATACAAATTATATCTATAATGTTATTTATTAAATCTCTTTTATAATATTACTTAATAAAATATTCCAGATTTGCAACACGCAGTGCTAGAAGTGTTCACTTTGCTAGCGACACAATCCATTTCGCCGTCAGAGCTAGTCACGTACTTATCTTTATTCAAAGTCGAGGCGCCTCCGCTTCTACCATTGTTGGAGCCACTTTTTCATCTAGTTCTGGCTGCACGTCCGCAACCAAATTTTATCATATCGTTTCCCGTGTTTTCTGACGCGAGATTGCTATCGAAAACTCAATCGGAAGACTATAAGAATTTAGAGAAGGCTGAgaatcttgtaaataattttcggAGGAGACATCTTGCATCGGGCATATGCAGTCCCTGGTCTGTTCATGCAATGTGTCTACCAGTTGGTGCCGAATTGACCTGGCCAGTTTGGTTGCACGGTTGTTCCGTCTCCATGTGGTTAAGAGTTGAGAGAGGATTACCTGTCAGTGGCAAAGGAACAACAATTAATACGTCACCATTACTTGATTCAGACAGCGAAAGCTTGTCGGACTGGGGAATTTTGTCTGACAATTGGAGTCGGGAAGGTTGGTTTTTACGATGTTGAATATGGAACTAACAAATAATGGTGCATGCGTGTTTTAAACACTTCCTTCGAAATTTGTATAAATTTTAATTCGATAGTCGTTGCGGGTTTATCGTAAATCTAGCAATAAGTTGATTGTTTTTTATTCAACGCATGCTCTGCAAATTATCGTGGAAAGACCAATCGATGTCTGATCTTTTCTTGGGTACATCAGTCGTAGCAGGTTCAACATCTCCGCCTACACCAACATCGATtattcatttgatgtctatCGGATTTGAGTCTTTGGTGCTTGAAACATGGTTGGATCTTAGATCGGGTACTTTTAATACAGATTTTTAATGCAAGTTATGCATATTCTTTATATGTACACTGTATTctgttattttttattttcatttcagATAAATTAATTTTACGACTAACTCGACCAGATGGAAAAACGAATCGAACAATCTCGGAAACATCCATAACGGGTATGCTTCCTTCTGGTCGGTGGCATCATTTAGCATTGAATTTCAAAGACACTGTCTTAAACAAACGTAGCGCTGTGGTAGAAGTGGTGTTATGGGTAGATGGTTGGAGAGAAATCAATGCCCAATTACCATTTGATGGTCTCTTAGTGAGAAAGCCTGGAACTACATGTGTTTTACTAGGGCAAGTTGGATCCAGTACAATCGGTGCCTGGTATCTTGGAAACTTAATGGTGTTTAGGTACCCATCTTTATTATGTGATGTTAAGCTTTCAGTTGCTTATCATATTATGCGTACCTATCGTTGAATATTAACTTACAGGTGTCCCGTATTTACGAGGGAGAGAGCATTGTATCTGGCAGGTCTTGGACCTAATTACACTAATCTTGCAGAATGTGTTTTGAATACGGAGAAGCCAGATTTTGCACCATTAATCGCATCTGGCGCACTGGAGGGTGTACGAGAGATACGATTTGGTAAGTATTACAAAACACGAGCCTTCTATCTTTACTTCGGAATAACTAATCGCACATGTTCATGCATAATGCAGAAGGAGGAAAATTCGATACAAGTCGGAGGAAGTCGTACGGCGGGACATACTTAAGGCACGCCGTTGAAACTAAAGTATCCGAAACGCAAATTGATTGGGACGCAGTTATGGATGCAACAAATTCTCATCTGGGCGAATTGCAAGATAATCTGCTACTTAATTACGAGGCCCAAAATCCTAACATTGTTCATTTATATCCGCAAGCTATCGCAAATCCTGCCGGTAGGTTTATCAGCTTGGAAATTTGCATTAGTCATTATATGATTAAGTTACTTTTCTCATAAAAATTATATGCTCGTCTTTTTTAGCTGTGGTAAGAAACTTGTTTCCAGGGCAACCCGGTTTTAGGGTTGTCTCTGCCCCAGAGCATAGAGTCTCACAGCAACCGCCTTTATCTGTGGCTCCGATACTTTCCGCTCGGTTAGAATGCCAACAGTACAGAGGCCTTGTACCAGCTGCCACTTTGGTGGGCGGCGTACCTATATTTCTATATCTATTCGCAAGAGTAAGCACAAGAGATTTAACATTGaaaattagaaataattgcgATGCCTGTTAAACGAATTTATTGCACACAGGTAGTCGAATTAAACTCTAATGAGGAAGAGCAAGCCCTGGCTCTTTCGATAGTTTTACATCTAATACGGAACGATTCTGAACTTTTAAATCAATATCGATCAGAAGGTGGAACATCTTTGATACTACGCGTATTAGAATCACCACGATGCCACGCAGGTAGACATATTCTGAAAGCAATGTTAGACGCAGCTTGTGATAGTTCTATCCTAATAAAAGATATCGGTAGCGGCAATCATTCGGTTTCGCACAATTGCGAAGCTGTCATCACGGACCCTGAATTGATCAAAGGCGCGCTGACCGCGTGGAGAACGTGGGCGAGACATGATACGTTAAACTTACTGCTACAAGCATTGTTATTATTGTTAAAAGATCAGCATTCGCAGCGTGAGTTTAACGCGTCTCAATTAAACCGAGTCGGAATCGTTGATACCGTCTTAACATTGTGTAAGGTAAGTTTACACATATTCCTCATAAATATTTCGTTTTATATACAATTAATGCACTATAGAATTAATTTGATTCTCATCACAGGAGCATTTTATGTACGAAGAATTGGGTGCTGTGCTTGATTCCTCGACGGGAACTGCGGTAGTTGAATTAATAAGGGCACTTATGGGGGCACCACCAGAATTTGCTCATTTAGTAGCCATTACCGATTATTTAGTTTTGGTTCACCAAGCATCGGAAACTTACATCACGCACTCGAGGCACAATATATATTTTCTATTGCCTCCTATCATAGAGAAAAAAGTTGCCAAAATTACTTCCACGGCAATTTCTAGCTCTTCGGACGAATCGATAGGAACTCTAGAGAATAGTAAACTAAGCAAAGGTTTAACAAACACGCAGGTTGGTGTTTGTATTGATACATAGTAAAAAAGTTAATAGAAAAGTTGTTCCATTTGATGGACGTTACATTTATAGATACAGAAAAATAGAATGCCTAAGAGAAAAGAACGTCGAAACGGGCCTACGCAAGATACAAGCGCTGGAGAAGATTCAGGAATCGCTGCTAGTGACGGATCTAATCCTGTAAGTAATGTAAGTATGGtacaaatttcattgttaaTTAACTATAATCTACGGTAAATTTTCGTTATTTTATTTAGGAAAAACATTCTACATGGACAGACGAAAGAAAAGCGTGTCAAGGATTAGTTTGCGAAGGACTTTTATTGCTACTTCGAGATGCAGTTAGAGTTTTGCCTGATAGCCAAATTGGTTCGGTATTGAAACACGTTTTAAGAGCTGAACTTTTACTTGTGTTGGCTAATAATCCCGACACTAGAGTTCGTACAGCATTAATTAAGGTACGATTGAACATACCAAAAAGTGAGATTCCATTTTCGTGGATTGTAACGTCAATCGATTCACAGGTCGTTCAAACATATTTACAACGCGCTAGCGACGAAGAAGTCAACAGATTTATAAAACAAAAGTACTTTATGCATTTGGCGAATCAGATAGCATTATATCCCGGTAGTGAATCATTAGTGGTTGCTTTAGAAAATCTGGCTTTACGGGGACCAACATTGGCCGCAATGCCTCCGTTAATGGCTATGATCGCAAAAGCAGCAGCTACTGAATCAAATGTAGCTAGACCAATAGTATCGTTTATCACCGACATAATCGCAAAGGTACAGTAATGCAATCAGCGTTTcgtttattatataatatttacgaattctgtttaatttcagaatGCTAATGCTTTGAGAATGCTTTTGGAACAAGGTTTAGTCGAATCACTGGTTCAAGCTCTAGTGGGAGCTGCTCATAGGGGTGGTTCTACGTCTCTTTATCGCGATATACACGTGCTACTTGTGGCCATTGCTACCAAATTTTTAGAGTCTCCAGGAAGTCATCAGATGCAAGCTGTCTTGGACTTGCATCTGATATTAAATCACATGGAATTGAAAGAAAAATCGTTATGTGTTAAAAACAGGATCTGTGTAACAGTTGTAAGGGAAGCACAGGTAGCACTCTTTGACGGAGAACTTGATGTGCTCACAGCCAAAGTCTCGAATCAGTCAGGTTTCCGATTACGTAGTACGGCATCATATTTAGCTTCGGCATCCCATATAACCTCAGGTAATACTTGTATAGAAAATAGATCttcaaataaaatatattgATTAGATTCTTCATACATATTGTTTTCTAGTTTTTACAACATCCACTGATCAAAGCGATCACGGGTCTCCATCATCCAGCTATACGAGTTTACATGCACCTTCTGATACAAGTTTACGCGAACCAGGCAAAGGGGAATTGCTTGATAGGTTTCGCATCATTTTAACGCGTGCTGTAGAATTTATAACAGCAGCGGATGAATCACCCTCAGGCAATGAATTGCAATTAACTAAAAGATTATTTTCGATTCTTTTACACGACCTCTGTAATCCGCTGGAAAAGAGAAATCATTGGAGCAGTGGATGGTCAACCAGACACGCTTTAAGAAAATACACAGCTAAGATAATGGTATGGTTACTCGGACCACATCAGAGTAATAATACAAGGATATTTGCTGTCAGATCATTAATGGAGGAACCAAAAGCTCGTGAGATCTTATCCTCTCTGCTAGAAGTTCATCCGCAAGTAAGTTTATAGATTAGTGAATATTCGTTCTAGATTCAAGTTATTTACACTTATCTCTTTTTCAATACATTTGTACTAGGTAGAACAAAAGTTTACTGTATTCCTTTGGGATCTTTTGCAAAGACGCGATGAAATTCCTAGCGCTGATGCAAGAATATGTGTCGAATTGAAGGAAGCTTTAAATATATGGGACTTAGCAAAAGGAATAGAACATGCTAGCCCTGGAATATGGAACGAAGAATTAGCATTGCTAAGACGAGAGTTAATGAGAGATCGAGATATATGGATTGATAATAATCTTCCAGCAATTCAAAGGTAATACTCAAGTTCAAAGATATAACTAAATTCAGCTTCGTATACaggaatttttttattgctGTTTACTTAAAAAATGCTTTTTTATTAGGATCGCTAATAGATTTGATGAACTTGCTAAGCAACTAACAAAAagtgcaatgaatataacacgtACAGTTGTAGAGGAGCAAAATCGTGAACGTAAAGTATTAATGGAAAGACTGAAACATTCAAGAGCGATGGAAGCTCAAGCAATTGCTAAATGGAGAGATTTAGCAAGACGGCTAACGCACGAGAGAGCCCCTTGGCACTTTCCAGAGAGTTATCCTAGAAGTTGGGAACTAGATCCAACAGAGGGGCCTGCCAGAGTTCGAATACGATTACAACGATGTCACTTAAATATTGATAAACGATTCTTTATGGCGGAACATCAAGACAAACTAGGTCCGATTGCTGTTCTATTATAAGTTACTTCCATTTAATTTAACAACATTATaacgcattttttttttaatattcagaTGCGATTAAAATTGAAGCTCCTTTATCTTACTTATTCAAGACTGATCGACAAGATGCAAATGCTACAGCGTTAATTGAGCGACTGCATACTAGTGAGAGAATACGTAAAATGTCTCAAGTTAAAGTGGTTACACCCAGAGCTGAACTAGCTGGTGAAGTTCTCATTGGTGAAACCTGTCTTTACTTTGTTCCTGATAATCCTGACGTCCCGTTACATACAGATGTatgatttctttctttttgaAACATTTTATCATTCCACGAATCTATTGTTGTATATTTAATTGGACACGTTAAAATTACAGATAGCTTTGGGTGGCTTGGATTTGGCTATGGTCGGTGGTACAGCGTGGCGACTTGATGATATTCGCGAATTGCATAGAAGGAGATATCAGTTACAAGAAAGAGCTATCGAAATATTCCTTATCACAGGACGAACTTATTTACTAGCATTTAATTCCTCAAAGGTACATATAACGTAAAAGAGGTATATCACTCAGAACATTTAAAACAATAATGTACAATTTACAGGAGAGAGACGAATTTGTAACAGAGTTATCTGCTTGTAATTTACCAAGACGAATACCCGGTGATGATTTAAGCGAAGCTATTTCGTTATGGCGAAGTGGCGCACTAACGAATTGGGAATACATCACTTGTTTAAATAAGTTGGCCGGTCGATCGTACAATGATTTAATGCAGTACCCTGTTTTTCCATTTGTATTGGCAAATTATACAAGTGAGAAAATCGATCTAAATGATCCAAAAATTTATCGGTAAATATAAAGAATAAATGAGAAAAGAGGTACAATTGAaaaaatagtaacgaaataATATTGTTTTAGAAACTTTAAACGCCCTATGGCTGTGCAGGATAAAAAGAATGAACAACATTATATAAACAATTACAACGTAAGTGATTTAATTGCTAGTTGATTTCTGCCTTAACTCGAAATATTGTCTATAATTGTATTTATAATTTTACCTAATAGTACCTTAAGCAAGCTTTGTCAGAAGGGTTAAACTTAATTGCCTTAAATCAAGAACCGTTTCATTACGGATCGCATTATAGTAATTCTGGAACAGTACTCCATTTTTTGGTACGATTACCGCCATTCACTAGTATGTTTTTATGTTATCAAGGTAAATTGAATATCTTTTTTCACAGATACACGAAAAATATTAGTAGTAATACTTGATTTTAAttcaatttacttttatttttaaagaCGACAATTTTGATATTCCCGATCGAACATTTCATGCATTGGCTACTACATGGAGATTGACTAGTTGCGATTCAACAACAGACGTGAAAGAATTAATTCCCGAATTCTTTTATTTGCCTGAATTTTTATTGAACTCTGAAGGTATAACAAACAATTAATTATATCTCGAAACTAGTGGTACTTcagtaaaaaaatattatatccaaaACAAATGTTTTTCAAGGTTTTAATTTTGGAGTTCGACAAAATGGCAATCGAGTAGGAGATGTCGAATTACCAAAATGGTGCGGAGGTGATGCGCGACTTTTTATTCTCGCACAtagagcagcattagaaacagATCATGTCAGAGAAGTTTTACCCTATTGGATTGATCTAGTATTTGGGTTCAGACAAACTGGTAGACCAGCAGT from Xylocopa sonorina isolate GNS202 chromosome 2, iyXylSono1_principal, whole genome shotgun sequence harbors:
- the Mv gene encoding lysosomal-trafficking regulator mauve isoform X6 translates to MEHRNIQGLKLSGDRVTRCGSDPRRIPEDTFYPWFSFDEFMSYEEDTRLRTEDGDEDDEKEYEDRVGMSSALTNKLQILWDHFIHAEPQSYEKSSWLDIFLAELLAQVKEGRDIKDVLSFCSVGGGGVSTLIACELLSDVHELCAKRIDGDELVELKKYLAQDRGWRCLAVLQLLGVRGLSCGRELVALLVALYPVALQEGTSNKTAPASSNGSANSTAIAAVRNPYVKFYCNDDTVDTVDIVPHVKRKAARSNRNVVSHEGNVPSRRRTSHRYSIGAKVPVHHKQRSFGVLEARRNTPESASSESELLTDGVDQARSLTLKIRLNPMDFEYFTSVVRSDEEQKWQAALYELPVRPAKKTPRDYVDERIKDVLDAKISNFETSLLIIQLLQGLRDYDTPAEQTPAVQVLKFALDTLWSLQFGIDGTGLTGTECATLKAAAARLMLTALERVLRANEPTTAVIHNGLLPMTLRLLEDACSKPVNVLSPEEGSLLQEYIFATIYGIITFLYCLLHQQGTVIEKLSDFLELFQLFTESQDGKLVERTIFAIVDLPSVDPARSVSRAKKVIDMIGALTSGLKSVRHDISHAAHCNRSKHKSCVNNIQIHHHSDVFGIPYTQPIVGIVTKQACCISSLFMTLTNLLKDSHPFASELQIRLIKVSMAAGTCCCFPPKMLMTSIIALLKRHDPTTYAPVVAFLERIFFKELGAYMESDVCTTCDRSTTFPWDFLEMYADLLAPDDPKLCYAIMAHLLKIGSCSKFHVRRELLLKVFYPTFLKAKTYYAADKGNVTAKFLIQSCLSAMSSLVVNTQICDGFTEINGLEEALTLLSDTAFTRNVYALLEITVIIEIWKTSLVECDSIESEKSSLKSLFHSLEKETTELLRIFENAVDTVVEQESNLISDTESKDQNVENANVTVAQSDVPEGQNEVEEGLIGTISCFPEVFDNFEVSASCPEIDSDADASKKVNLYQASAAWRAAAGVALCSPKFRIQLSTHPVSQKSLQLFKTLAIHISTDSIADTKSAHRLFEALLTCCLTSPLCDCDVIMELGKALMDAGIKLGRGLAVIVEVLLKVSMLRPAQEETLPQYSRPRLPTMTLDAMPDCAVDDSSTGEYVTADDGYEADVEVTGRNPYCNTVKKSNSLGPVVEPRGHANAHPALCSLAVDLLIHFSEQGLNAGKSPIITAGLRKVAVTCRESASSCAALAGSGVIAKMLNGFRDIFTSTDTQHQDLQHAVLEVFTLLATQSISPSELVTYLSLFKVEAPPLLPLLEPLFHLVLAARPQPNFIISFPVFSDARLLSKTQSEDYKNLEKAENLVNNFRRRHLASGICSPWSVHAMCLPVGAELTWPVWLHGCSVSMWLRVERGLPVSGKGTTINTSPLLDSDSESLSDWGILSDNWSREDQSMSDLFLGTSVVAGSTSPPTPTSIIHLMSIGFESLVLETWLDLRSDKLILRLTRPDGKTNRTISETSITGMLPSGRWHHLALNFKDTVLNKRSAVVEVVLWVDGWREINAQLPFDGLLVRKPGTTCVLLGQVGSSTIGAWYLGNLMVFRCPVFTRERALYLAGLGPNYTNLAECVLNTEKPDFAPLIASGALEGVREIRFEGGKFDTSRRKSYGGTYLRHAVETKVSETQIDWDAVMDATNSHLGELQDNLLLNYEAQNPNIVHLYPQAIANPAAVVRNLFPGQPGFRVVSAPEHRVSQQPPLSVAPILSARLECQQYRGLVPAATLVGGVPIFLYLFARVVELNSNEEEQALALSIVLHLIRNDSELLNQYRSEGGTSLILRVLESPRCHADIGSGNHSVSHNCEAVITDPELIKGALTAWRTWARHDTLNLLLQALLLLLKDQHSQREFNASQLNRVGIVDTVLTLCKEHFMYEELGAVLDSSTGTAVVELIRALMGAPPEFAHLVAITDYLVLVHQASETYITHSRHNIYFLLPPIIEKKVAKITSTAISSSSDESIGTLENSKLSKGLTNTQIQKNRMPKRKERRNGPTQDTSAGEDSGIAASDGSNPVSNEKHSTWTDERKACQGLVCEGLLLLLRDAVRVLPDSQIGSVLKHVLRAELLLVLANNPDTRVRTALIKVVQTYLQRASDEEVNRFIKQKYFMHLANQIALYPGSESLVVALENLALRGPTLAAMPPLMAMIAKAAATESNVARPIVSFITDIIAKNANALRMLLEQGLVESLVQALVGAAHRGGSTSLYRDIHVLLVAIATKFLESPGSHQMQAVLDLHLILNHMELKEKSLCVKNRICVTVVREAQVALFDGELDVLTAKVSNQSGFRLRSTASYLASASHITSVFTTSTDQSDHGSPSSSYTSLHAPSDTSLREPGKGELLDRFRIILTRAVEFITAADESPSGNELQLTKRLFSILLHDLCNPLEKRNHWSSGWSTRHALRKYTAKIMVWLLGPHQSNNTRIFAVRSLMEEPKAREILSSLLEVHPQVEQKFTVFLWDLLQRRDEIPSADARICVELKEALNIWDLAKGIEHASPGIWNEELALLRRELMRDRDIWIDNNLPAIQRIANRFDELAKQLTKSAMNITRTVVEEQNRERKVLMERLKHSRAMEAQAIAKWRDLARRLTHERAPWHFPESYPRSWELDPTEGPARVRIRLQRCHLNIDKRFFMAEHQDKLDAIKIEAPLSYLFKTDRQDANATALIERLHTSERIRKMSQVKVVTPRAELAGEVLIGETCLYFVPDNPDVPLHTDIALGGLDLAMVGGTAWRLDDIRELHRRRYQLQERAIEIFLITGRTYLLAFNSSKERDEFVTELSACNLPRRIPGDDLSEAISLWRSGALTNWEYITCLNKLAGRSYNDLMQYPVFPFVLANYTSEKIDLNDPKIYRNFKRPMAVQDKKNEQHYINNYNYLKQALSEGLNLIALNQEPFHYGSHYSNSGTVLHFLVRLPPFTSMFLCYQDDNFDIPDRTFHALATTWRLTSCDSTTDVKELIPEFFYLPEFLLNSEGFNFGVRQNGNRVGDVELPKWCGGDARLFILAHRAALETDHVREVLPYWIDLVFGFRQTGRPAVEAINVFHPATYYGFNVEQIADPLERQAWETMVRTYGQTPAQLFRVAHPLPIQNLGNTGVHSLVPQVIEGVNGIKWGNYVGAPGNEPVLCWKHKHRAPLTSLVPLMTGDVFGLPSYTTLLLGYTKEKGISMLGGTSVLGAALVSWGGTDGIARLKCKKEQPPRPLIKSSGLDPITILGSTPDCGQLWAGHLSGKITVHTYAVVTSKIDFSSTQSSVLLAHRNRVTTISLSRAFSIAVTGDASGVIVIWDLNSLTYVRSIFCDQSNPIRLLSISETLGDIAVTYEIPNTSDNTSSSQSELKVFTINARAVGSVLSRKKITALCYSNAPEGVSVNVIATGLDNGVIRLWSSWDLRLVREIINGIKGCGAVIAIAWALDQHHFYAVTDEFTVLIWEGSKRLSNGTPKFVNLTSL